The Mauremys reevesii isolate NIE-2019 linkage group 1, ASM1616193v1, whole genome shotgun sequence genome has a segment encoding these proteins:
- the LOC120392897 gene encoding uncharacterized protein LOC120392897 — translation MPPSVSTSVMSQFSYSSRESTTSALWSPSSFSLREASVTWSEPLCHTREIMTVTSWEGSTHPIQAQPLPRPPAHSRRDWREQNIGLDQMSAHDSDFNIRQKHLQSQLGAPQIPIPGEPLLGEQDTKQQWEFNTDRPKCGFPAKVPKPLRSDSRPQHAQEIQEPWVCPWGPLPPKAHRIMASPDAILARFVPMAGVKLQDHVAQKCWQIQTKAFPKVVRESHRDAPLLTETALPGPLRPPREPGRHRTAAFPTMGQQPAHPIELHIRREHLIMQRGLLTPDPEPPAKLPHAGQARGASVEFSEMETDFLQTGRQSTSSSSSTRPPTPVEDTTIETGRNDSVAGNQTNPDRCTLPAGMDLTSPPPGTTIAEKTLEATLQIYRSELRKPLTSVRDSKGTEEKLELHMERKWVW, via the exons ATGCC gccgagtgtgTCGACATCTGTGATGAGCCAGTTCTCCTACTCCTCTAGggaatccaccacctctgccctctggagtcccagctccttttccctgagagaagccTCCGTGACTTGGTCAGAGCCCCTCTGCCACACAAGGGAGATCATGACTGTCACAAGCTGGGAAGGATCcactcatcccatccaagcccagcctctccccaggccccctgcccacagcagacgagACTGGCGAGAGCAGAACATAGGTCTGGACCAGATGTCAGCCCATGACTCAGACTTCAACATCCGACAGAAGCATCTGCAGAGCCAACTGGGGGCTCCACAAATCCCCATCCCGGGAGAACCATTGCTGGGTGAGCAGGACACCAAGCAGCAATGGGAATTCAACACAGATCGgcccaaatgtggatttccagcaaaggtcccAAAGCCCCTGAGATCCGACAGCAGGCCTCAGCATGCACAGGAGATCCAAGAGCCATGGGTctgcccctggggacccctgcccccaaaggcCCACAGGATTATGGCATcccctgatgccatcctggccaggTTTGTGCCCATGGCGGGGGTCAAACTGCAGGATCACGTGGCTCAGAAATGCTGGCAGATCCAAACGAAGGCTTTTCCTAAGGTCGTGagagagtcgcacagagatgctcccctcctgacagagactgccctgcctgggccactccgcccccctagggagccaggcaggcacaggacagcggcattcccaacaatgggacaacagcctgcccaccccatcgAACTCCACATAAGGCGTGAGCATCTCAtcatgcagagggggctgctcaccCCGGATCCAGAGCCCCCGGCAAAGCTGCCTCACGCCGGCCAAGCCAGGGGAGCCAGTGTGGAGTTCAGTGAGATGGAGACCGATTTCCTGCAGACAGGGAGGCAAAGcacaagctcctcttcttccacacgTCCTCCAACGCCAGTGGAAGATACCACCATAGAGACCGGCAGGAATGATAGCGTGGCAGGAAACCAGACTAACCCAGATcgctgcactctgccagcagggatggatctgacatcgccacctccaggaaccacaatagcagagaagacactcgaagcgacactccagatttataggagcgagttgagaaagccccttaccagtgtgCGTGACagcaaagggactgaagagaagctggagctgcacatggagaggaag